A single genomic interval of Streptococcus oralis subsp. dentisani harbors:
- the yajC gene encoding preprotein translocase subunit YajC: MSPNLTFVIMLVGMFALMFFMQRSQKKQAQKRMESLNKLQKGYEVITIGGLYGTVDEVDTEKGTIVLDVDGVYLTFELAAIKTVLPLKEAVTPEGTVVDEGGAIEE, translated from the coding sequence ATTAGTCCAAATTTAACATTTGTGATCATGCTTGTAGGTATGTTTGCCTTGATGTTCTTTATGCAACGTTCTCAAAAGAAACAAGCACAAAAGCGTATGGAAAGCTTGAACAAGCTTCAAAAAGGCTATGAAGTGATTACAATCGGTGGCCTTTACGGAACAGTGGATGAAGTAGATACTGAGAAAGGTACAATCGTACTGGATGTAGATGGCGTTTATTTGACTTTTGAATTGGCTGCGATTAAGACTGTTTTGCCACTCAAAGAAGCTGTGACACCAGAAGGAACAGTTGTTGACGAAGGCGGAGCAATCGAAGAATAA
- a CDS encoding low molecular weight protein-tyrosine-phosphatase, producing the protein MKKIVFVCLGNICRSPMAEFVMKSITSDYHVESRATSSWEHGNPIHRGTQGIFQQYRIPYDKDKTSLQIGREDFESFDYIIGMDASNVSDLRHMCPQELQYKIYSFAVESVPDPWYTGDFEETYARITNGCQSWLDRLENESDNGKA; encoded by the coding sequence ATGAAAAAAATAGTATTTGTTTGCTTAGGAAATATTTGCCGAAGTCCCATGGCAGAGTTTGTGATGAAGTCCATAACGAGCGATTACCACGTCGAAAGCCGGGCAACGTCATCATGGGAACATGGCAATCCGATTCATAGGGGAACGCAAGGGATTTTCCAGCAATATCGGATCCCGTATGACAAAGACAAAACATCACTCCAGATTGGCAGAGAAGACTTTGAGTCGTTTGATTACATTATCGGTATGGATGCCTCAAACGTTTCAGATCTGCGTCACATGTGTCCTCAGGAACTACAGTACAAGATCTACTCTTTTGCGGTTGAAAGTGTCCCAGATCCTTGGTATACAGGAGATTTTGAGGAAACCTATGCGCGTATCACAAATGGATGCCAAAGCTGGCTAGATCGTTTAGAAAATGAGAGTGACAATGGAAAAGCTTAA
- a CDS encoding MORN repeat-containing protein has product MEKLKEIFEKYRVYLTRPRIEIVTVLLIAICAISVFLLNTPKQGVMTLDNGALVYDGTVVRGKMNGQGTLTFENGDQYTGEFNNGAFNGKGTFQSKSGWKYEGDFVNGQAEGQGKLTTEQEVVYQGSFKQGVFQQK; this is encoded by the coding sequence ATGGAAAAGCTTAAAGAAATCTTTGAAAAATATCGAGTTTATCTAACTCGCCCACGTATAGAGATTGTAACAGTCCTTCTAATCGCTATCTGTGCCATCTCGGTTTTTCTACTAAACACACCTAAACAGGGTGTTATGACACTTGATAATGGTGCACTTGTTTATGATGGAACCGTGGTAAGAGGAAAGATGAATGGTCAAGGAACCCTGACCTTTGAAAATGGTGATCAATACACAGGTGAGTTCAACAATGGGGCCTTCAATGGTAAAGGAACCTTCCAGTCCAAATCTGGCTGGAAATATGAAGGTGATTTTGTAAATGGCCAGGCTGAAGGTCAAGGGAAGTTGACTACAGAGCAAGAAGTTGTCTATCAAGGCAGCTTTAAACAAGGTGTCTTTCAACAAAAATAA
- the adhE gene encoding bifunctional acetaldehyde-CoA/alcohol dehydrogenase: MADKKTLTPEGKQLAAEKHVDGLVKKALVALDEMRKLNQEQVDYIVAKASVAALDAHGILAQHAVEETGRGVFEDKATKNLFACEHVVNNMRGVKTVGVIEDDPVTGLTKIAEPVGVVCGVTPTTNPTSTAIFKSLIALKTRNPIVFAFHPSAQESSAHAAQIVRDAAIAAGAPENCVQWITEPSMEATGALMNHEGVATILATGGNAMVKAAYSCGKPALGVGAGNVPAYVEKSADLRQAAHDIVMSKSFDNGMVCASEQAVIIDKEVYDEFVEEFKSYHTYFVNKKEKALLEEFCFGVKANSKNCAGAKLNANIVGKPAAWIAEQAGFSVPEGTNILAAECAEVGPKEPLTREKLSPVIAVLKAEDTEDGLTKARQMVEFNGLGHSAAIHTKDEALAKRFGTEIKAMRIIWNSPSTFGGIGDVYNAFIPSLTLGCGSYGRNSVGDNVSAINLLNIKKVGKRRNNMQWFKVPSKIYFERNSIQYLQTCEDIERVMIVTDKSIEKLGFVQRIIDQLNKRSNRVTVQVFSDVEPDPDITTVERGTEVMRAFEPDTIIALGGGSPMDAAKVMWLFYEQPQIDFRDLVQKFMDIRKRAFRFPSLGKKAKYIGIPTTSGTGSEVTPFAVISDKKNNRKYPLADYSLTPTIAIVDPALVESVPDFIAADTGMDVLTHATEAYTSNFANDYTDGIALQTIKLVFEWLEKSVKTADPEAREKMHNASTMAGMAFANAFLGMSHSMAHKIGAVHHTVHGRTNAILLPYVIRYNGTRPSKTTTWPKYNYWKADEKFQDIAKMLGLPHSTPEEAVEAYAKAVYELGEAVGITMNFKGFGIDEKVWKDSLHEIALLAYEDQCSPANPRLPMVADMEEIMADAYYGYAERPGRRK, translated from the coding sequence ATGGCTGATAAAAAAACGTTAACACCTGAGGGAAAACAACTCGCTGCTGAAAAGCATGTCGACGGGTTAGTGAAAAAAGCCTTGGTTGCGCTTGATGAAATGCGCAAGTTGAACCAAGAGCAAGTTGACTATATCGTGGCAAAAGCTTCGGTTGCAGCACTTGACGCGCACGGTATCCTTGCACAACATGCAGTTGAAGAAACTGGTCGTGGAGTATTTGAAGATAAGGCTACAAAAAACCTTTTTGCCTGTGAACACGTTGTCAATAACATGCGTGGTGTTAAAACTGTCGGTGTCATTGAAGATGACCCTGTTACTGGCTTGACTAAAATTGCAGAGCCTGTCGGAGTAGTCTGTGGTGTCACTCCAACAACGAACCCAACATCAACAGCTATTTTCAAATCATTGATTGCTTTGAAAACACGTAATCCAATCGTGTTTGCTTTCCACCCATCAGCTCAAGAATCTTCTGCTCACGCAGCACAAATCGTTCGTGATGCAGCTATCGCAGCTGGAGCACCTGAAAACTGTGTTCAATGGATTACAGAACCATCTATGGAAGCAACTGGAGCGCTTATGAACCACGAAGGTGTTGCAACTATCCTTGCAACTGGTGGTAATGCTATGGTTAAGGCGGCTTACTCATGTGGGAAACCAGCTCTTGGGGTAGGTGCCGGAAACGTTCCTGCTTATGTAGAAAAATCTGCTGACCTCCGTCAAGCTGCTCATGATATCGTCATGTCTAAATCATTTGACAATGGTATGGTCTGTGCATCAGAGCAAGCGGTTATCATTGATAAAGAAGTCTATGACGAATTTGTAGAAGAATTCAAATCATACCACACTTACTTTGTAAACAAAAAAGAAAAAGCACTTCTTGAAGAATTCTGTTTTGGCGTGAAAGCAAACAGCAAAAACTGTGCAGGTGCTAAACTAAATGCAAACATCGTTGGTAAACCAGCAGCATGGATTGCAGAACAAGCAGGATTCAGCGTTCCAGAAGGAACAAACATCTTGGCTGCAGAATGTGCAGAAGTAGGACCAAAAGAACCATTGACTCGTGAAAAATTGTCACCAGTTATCGCTGTCCTAAAAGCTGAAGATACAGAAGACGGTCTTACAAAAGCACGTCAAATGGTTGAGTTTAACGGACTTGGTCACTCAGCGGCCATCCATACAAAAGACGAAGCTCTTGCTAAACGCTTTGGTACAGAAATCAAAGCAATGCGTATTATCTGGAACTCTCCATCTACTTTCGGTGGTATCGGTGACGTATACAATGCCTTCATCCCATCATTGACACTTGGATGTGGTTCATACGGACGCAACTCAGTTGGTGATAACGTGAGCGCTATCAACCTTCTAAACATCAAGAAAGTAGGGAAACGTAGAAATAATATGCAGTGGTTTAAAGTTCCTTCAAAAATTTACTTCGAACGCAATTCTATCCAATACCTTCAAACATGTGAAGATATTGAACGCGTTATGATTGTTACAGATAAATCTATCGAAAAACTTGGCTTTGTTCAACGCATTATTGACCAATTGAACAAACGTAGCAACCGTGTTACTGTCCAAGTCTTCTCAGATGTTGAACCAGATCCAGATATCACAACAGTGGAACGTGGTACTGAAGTGATGAGAGCATTTGAACCAGACACAATCATCGCTCTTGGTGGTGGTTCTCCAATGGATGCAGCGAAAGTGATGTGGCTCTTCTACGAACAACCACAAATCGACTTCCGTGATTTGGTTCAAAAATTCATGGATATCCGTAAACGTGCCTTCCGCTTCCCATCACTTGGTAAGAAAGCGAAGTACATCGGTATCCCAACAACTTCAGGTACAGGTTCAGAAGTAACACCATTTGCCGTTATCTCTGATAAGAAAAACAACCGCAAATATCCATTAGCTGACTACTCATTGACGCCAACTATTGCGATTGTTGACCCTGCTTTGGTTGAATCAGTTCCAGACTTCATTGCAGCTGACACTGGTATGGACGTCTTGACTCACGCGACTGAAGCTTACACTTCAAACTTCGCGAACGACTACACAGACGGGATTGCGCTTCAAACCATCAAGCTTGTCTTTGAATGGTTGGAAAAATCTGTTAAGACAGCTGACCCAGAAGCACGTGAAAAAATGCATAACGCGTCTACAATGGCTGGTATGGCCTTCGCCAATGCCTTCCTTGGTATGAGCCACTCAATGGCCCACAAGATCGGTGCGGTTCACCATACTGTTCACGGACGTACAAACGCAATCTTGCTTCCATACGTTATTCGTTACAACGGAACTCGTCCATCTAAGACGACTACATGGCCTAAATACAACTACTGGAAAGCTGATGAGAAATTCCAAGACATCGCGAAAATGCTTGGATTGCCTCACTCAACTCCAGAAGAAGCAGTTGAAGCATACGCTAAAGCTGTTTACGAACTTGGTGAAGCAGTTGGTATCACAATGAACTTCAAAGGCTTTGGAATCGATGAAAAAGTTTGGAAAGACAGCTTGCATGAAATTGCCTTGCTTGCTTATGAAGACCAATGTTCACCTGCAAACCCTCGCTTGCCAATGGTAGCTGACATGGAAGAAATCATGGCAGATGCTTACTATGGTTATGCAGAACGTCCAGGACGTCGTAAATAA
- the gap gene encoding type I glyceraldehyde-3-phosphate dehydrogenase: MVVKVGINGFGRIGRLAFRRIQNVEGVEVTRINDLTDPVMLAHLLKYDTTQGRFDGTVEVKEGGFEVNGKFVKVSAERDPEQIDWATDGVEIVLEATGFFAKKAAAEKHLHAGGAKKVVITAPGGNDVKTVVFNTNHDVLDGTETVISGASCTTNCLAPMAKALQDNFGVVEGLMTTIHAYTGDQMILDGPHRGGDLRRARAGAANIVPNSTGAAKAIGLVIPELNGKLDGSAQRVPTPTGSVTELVAVLEKNVTVDEVNAAMKAAANESYGYTEDPIVSSDIVGMSYGSLFDATQTKVLDVDGKQLVKVVSWYDNEMSYTAQLVRTLEYFAKIAK, translated from the coding sequence ATGGTAGTTAAAGTTGGTATTAACGGTTTCGGACGTATCGGTCGTCTTGCTTTCCGCCGTATCCAAAACGTAGAAGGTGTTGAAGTTACTCGCATCAACGACCTTACAGATCCAGTTATGCTTGCACACTTGTTGAAATACGACACAACTCAAGGTCGTTTCGACGGTACTGTAGAAGTTAAAGAAGGTGGATTTGAAGTTAACGGTAAATTCGTTAAAGTTTCTGCTGAACGTGATCCAGAACAAATCGACTGGGCTACTGACGGTGTAGAAATCGTTCTTGAAGCAACTGGTTTCTTTGCTAAGAAAGCAGCTGCTGAAAAACACTTGCACGCTGGCGGAGCTAAAAAAGTTGTTATCACTGCTCCTGGTGGAAACGACGTTAAAACAGTTGTATTCAACACTAACCACGACGTTCTTGACGGTACTGAAACAGTTATCTCAGGTGCTTCATGTACTACAAACTGCTTGGCTCCAATGGCTAAAGCTCTTCAAGACAACTTCGGTGTTGTAGAAGGATTGATGACTACTATCCACGCTTACACTGGTGACCAAATGATCCTTGACGGACCACACCGTGGTGGTGACCTTCGCCGTGCTCGCGCTGGTGCTGCAAACATCGTTCCTAACTCAACTGGTGCTGCTAAAGCTATCGGTCTTGTAATCCCAGAATTGAACGGTAAACTTGACGGATCTGCACAACGTGTTCCAACTCCAACTGGATCAGTTACTGAATTGGTAGCAGTTCTTGAAAAGAACGTTACTGTTGATGAAGTAAACGCAGCTATGAAAGCAGCAGCTAACGAATCATACGGATACACTGAAGATCCAATCGTATCTTCAGATATCGTAGGTATGTCTTACGGTTCATTGTTCGACGCAACTCAAACTAAAGTTCTTGACGTTGACGGCAAACAATTGGTTAAAGTTGTATCATGGTACGACAACGAAATGTCATACACTGCACAACTTGTTCGTACTCTTGAATACTTCGCAAAAATTGCTAAATAA
- a CDS encoding RluA family pseudouridine synthase yields MQLTFTLPSSLPQMTVKQFLEEQLLIPRKIRHFLRIKKNILINQKQVHWNEMVKPGDICQLTFDEEDYPKKEILWGNPDLVEEVYQDQHLIIVNKPEGMKTHGNQPDEIALLNHISAYVGQTCYVVHRLDMETSGLVLFAKNPFILPILNRLLEKKEIAREYWAFVEGQVGSKELIFRDKIGRDRHDRRKRVVDSKKGQHAETQVSRLKQFPNKTSLVRCKLKTGRTHQIRVHLSYHKHPILGDPLYNSRSKASRLMLHAFRLSFTHPLTLEKLSFTALSDTFERELKKNG; encoded by the coding sequence ATGCAATTAACATTTACATTACCATCATCCCTGCCTCAAATGACGGTCAAACAATTCCTAGAGGAACAACTCCTCATTCCTAGAAAGATTCGCCATTTTCTAAGAATCAAGAAGAACATCTTGATCAATCAAAAACAAGTTCACTGGAACGAGATGGTCAAACCAGGGGATATTTGCCAATTGACTTTTGACGAGGAAGATTATCCCAAAAAGGAAATCCTTTGGGGCAATCCAGACCTCGTTGAGGAAGTTTATCAAGACCAACATCTCATTATCGTCAACAAACCTGAGGGTATGAAAACCCATGGAAATCAACCTGATGAAATCGCCCTTCTCAACCATATCTCTGCCTACGTTGGCCAAACCTGCTATGTCGTTCATCGCCTGGATATGGAAACAAGCGGTTTAGTGCTTTTCGCTAAAAATCCTTTTATCCTTCCTATTCTCAATCGTTTATTGGAGAAAAAGGAAATCGCTCGTGAATACTGGGCATTCGTAGAGGGGCAAGTAGGGAGCAAAGAACTTATCTTCCGAGATAAAATTGGTCGTGATCGACACGATCGCAGAAAACGAGTAGTAGATTCTAAGAAGGGGCAACATGCCGAAACTCAGGTAAGCCGACTGAAGCAATTTCCAAATAAGACTTCTCTTGTTCGTTGCAAACTAAAGACTGGTCGAACGCATCAAATCCGTGTTCACCTCTCTTATCACAAGCATCCTATCCTAGGCGATCCTCTCTATAACTCTAGATCAAAAGCAAGCCGGCTGATGCTCCACGCCTTTCGACTTTCCTTTACCCATCCGCTTACTTTAGAGAAATTAAGCTTCACTGCTCTTTCTGATACATTTGAGAGAGAATTAAAAAAGAATGGATGA